Proteins from a single region of Punica granatum isolate Tunisia-2019 chromosome 8, ASM765513v2, whole genome shotgun sequence:
- the LOC116188947 gene encoding phospholipase A2-alpha — translation MALPQTFKLGLVIALVSLSALGFTLTSVDALNVGIQASGVAVSVGKGCSKKCESDFCSVPPFLRYGKYCGLLYSGCPGEKPCDGLDACCMKHDACVQAKSNDYLSQECSQSFLNCMASFRMSGGKMFKGSKCQVDEVVDVLSLVMEAALLAGRYLHKP, via the exons ATGGCTCTTCCCCAGACATTCAAGTTAGGCCTTGTCATAGCCCTAGTTTCCCTTTCCGCCCTCGGGTTTACTTTAACTTCCGTCGACGCCCTTAACGTCGGGATTCAAGCATCTGGCGTCGCCGTCTCCGTG GGTAAAGGTTGCAGCAAAAAATGTGAATCAGACTTCTGCTCAG TGCCACCATTTCTGAGATATGGAAAGTACTGCGGGCTACTATACAGCGGATGCCCCGGGGAGAAGCCCTGCGACGGCCTCGATGCCTGTTGTATGAAGCACGACGCCTGTGTCCAGGCCAAGAGCA ATGATTACCTGAGCCAGGAGTGCAGCCAGAGCTTCTTGAATTGCATGGCGAGCTTCAGGATGTCAGGGGGTAAGATGTTTAAGGGAAGCAAGTGCCAAGTCGACGAAGTCGTGGATGTTCTGTCTCTTGTCATGGAAGCTGCTTTGCTTGCTGGAAGATACCTCCATAAGCCTTAg